Proteins co-encoded in one Pocillopora verrucosa isolate sample1 chromosome 1, ASM3666991v2, whole genome shotgun sequence genomic window:
- the LOC131784068 gene encoding adrenocorticotropic hormone receptor-like — MNETAQSHQDEHGHFEGIPTASVALLAGICSALLGFVSFATNSVLLWTLFKDPYMYFRVRPTTFLVASLSLSDLLGGSFVQPLYSTYMLCHPCRVNLPSLHKISTISSHISTKISISTVVALSVDRFLAIKLIWKYRTLITVRKVVICDILIWLFCGLFEAWHSISTSEEIFHIVDLHLQSTAPLTILCVVNAATYIEFRRYSRNVTFLQQDNGGRSRVFARNIGLEKKIVLTIILITIVLFISIMPYLIVTNLKEQCLEEQSNVCDGLAFEITRALSMSMLCVSCAVNPFLYAWRLPQYRQALRAVCRTTFNRSD, encoded by the coding sequence ATGAACGAGACTGCTCAATCACATCAAGATGAACACGGACATTTTGAAGGAATTCCAACAGCATCAGTCGCGCTTTTGGCAGGAATTTGTAGCGCTTTGCTTGGCTTCGTTTCATTCGCAACAAACAGTGTTCTTCTATGGACTCTTTTCAAAGATCCGTACATGTATTTCCGAGTGCGCCCTACAACTTTCCTCGTGGCAAGCCTCTCGCTAAGTGATTTACTTGGAGGAAGTTTCGTGCAGCCTTTGTACTCAACATACATGCTTTGCCATCCATGTCGAGTTAATTTACCTAGCCTACACAAGATTTCTACTATTTCTTCTCATATTAGCaccaaaatatcaatttcaacGGTCGTGGCGTTATCAGTGGATAGATTTCTGGCTATAAAGCTTATTTGGAAGTATAGGACGCTTATAACAGTTCGAAAGGTCGTCATATGTGACATTTTGATATGGCTCTTTTGTGGGCTGTTTGAAGCATGGCACTCAATAAGTACATCAGAGGAAATATTCCATATAGTGGATCTTCATCTTCAGTCTACGGCTCCACTGACAATACTTTGCGTTGTCAACGCAGCGACTTACATTGAATTCCGCCGATATTCAAGAAACGTCACGTTTCTGCAACAAGACAATGGAGGAAGATCGCGCGTTTTTGCTCGGAACATCGGTCTGGAAAAAAAGATCGTTTTGACAATCATCCTGATCACGATCGTGCTGTTTATATCAATTATGCCCTACCTAATTGTTACTAACTTGAAGGAGCAGTGTCTCGAGGAACAAAGCAATGTGTGTGATGGGCTAGCTTTTGAAATAACAAGAGCTCTATCAATGTCGATGTTGTGCGTTAGCTGCGCTGTAAATCCGTTCCTATACGCGTGGAGACTACCGCAGTATCGACAAGCGCTAAGAGCTGTTTGCCGCACAACTTTCAATAGGTCTGATTGA